A stretch of Apis cerana isolate GH-2021 linkage group LG1, AcerK_1.0, whole genome shotgun sequence DNA encodes these proteins:
- the LOC108003569 gene encoding probable nuclear hormone receptor HR3 isoform X4 translates to MEGSLSTFGGPSWGADSTSPQPPEARNRVPVQTPASPENTLLDDRRLQVNSIRAQIEIIPCKVCGDKSSGVHYGVITCEGCKGFFRRSQSSVVNYQCPRNKNCVVDRVNRNRCQYCRLQKCLRLGMSRDAVKFGRMSKKQREKVEDEVRFHKAQMRAASETAPDSSVFEHQTPSSSDQHHPFNGGYTYGGSEYASPGPGTGGSGYYNHQAMTNYELSADYVDSTTTYDPRPTQTQVADTVAPDTPSAVTAAGVLPSVVTTGKSLSASTTGSSTGGGGGGGGGGGGGGGSSGGGGGGGGGGGGNGGGSGGGGSGGGGSGSGTGGGAAAGGGGGAGSLSGGGIVAVKQETTVELASLGHGSYTMVDSTTFLSGQQQRVSNPSEDDEVPSLPSMSHARYPAQISELLSKTIADAHARTCLLSTEQIQESFRKPHDLSRLIYYKNMAHEQLWLECAQKLTTVIQQIIEFAKMVPGFMKLSQDDQIVLLKAGSFELAVLRMSRYLDLQQNCVLYGDTMLPQDAFYTTDTAEMKLVSCVFELARSIAELKLTETELALYSAAVLLSPDRPGLKGLAEITRLSQAVIRALRSELDRNHVSPIKGDVTVCDAILAKIPQLREISLLHMDALAKFKRSQPHLEFPALHKELFSVDS, encoded by the exons ATGGAGGGAAGTCTCTCTACGTTCGGTGGGCCGAGTTGGGGGGCGGACAGTACGAGCCCTCAGCCACCGGAAGCGAGAAACAGGGTACCAGTGCAAACCCCCGCAAGTCCGGAAAATACACTCTTGGACGATCGTAGGCTACAAGTCAATTCTATACGAG CCCAGATCGAAATAATCCCGTGCAAGGTGTGTGGCGACAAGAGCAGCGGTGTTCATTATGGCGTGATCACCTGCGAGGGCTGCAAAGGCTTCTTCAGGCGGTCCCAGTCGTCGGTCGTCAACTATCAATGTCCGCGGAACAAGAATTGCGTGGTCGACCGTGTAAACAGAAACCGGTGCCAGTACTGTCGGTTGCAAAAGTGCCTACGCCTCGGCATGTCTAGAGATG CCGTTAAATTCGGGCGCATGTCGAAGAAGCAGCGGGAGAAGGTCGAGGACGAAGTGAGGTTCCACAAGGCACAAATGAGAGCGGCCTCCGAGACTGCGCCCGACAGCAGTGTGTTTGAACATCAGACCCCAAGCAGTTCGGATCAGCATCATCCTTTCAATGGCGG GTATACGTATGGCGGTAGTGAATACGCTTCCCCTGGCCCCGGCACGGGGGGGTCGGGTTATTACAATCATCAAGCGATGACGAACTACGAGCTTAGCGCCGACTACGTCGACAGCACGACGACCTACGATCCACGACCGACGCAGACGCAGGTCGCGGACACTGTCGCCCCTGATACGCCCTCCGCTGTCACAGCGGCTGGGGTACTTCCCAGCGTGGTCACCACCG GGAAGTCGCTGTCTGCCTCGACGACCGGAAGCAGCACGGGGGGTGGTGGtggaggtggtggtggtggaggcggtggtggtggtagtagCGGCGGCGGAGGCggtggtggcggtggtggCGGTGGTAATGGTGGTGGATCCGGTGGTGGTGGCTCGGGTGGTGGAGGGAGCGGTTCTGGCACCGGGGGCGGTGCGGCCGCCGGTGGCGGTGGCGGTGCCGGTTCCCTGAGCGGGGGTGGAATCGTTGCTGTTAAGCAAGAGACCACCGTCGAACTGGCCAGCTTGGGCCACGGCTCGTACACGATGGTCGACTCGACGACCTTTCTGAGCGGTCAGCAACAGAGGGTCAGCAATCCATCCGAGGACGACGAAGTGCCGAGTCTGCCCAGTATGTCCCATGCGAGAT ATCCGGCACAGATCAGCGAGCTGCTCTCAAAAACGATAGCGGATGCACACGCAAGAACGTGTCTGCTGTCGACGGAACAGATTCAGGAATCTTTCCGGAAGCCGCATGATCTCTCCAGATTGATCTACTACAAGAACATGGCGCACGAACAACTCTGGCTCGAGTGTGCCCAAAAACTAACCACCGTTATCCAGCAGATCATCGAGTTTGCCAAGATGGTTCCTGGATTCATGAAGCTCTCGCAGGACGACCAGATTGTTCTATTAAAGGCTG GTTCCTTCGAGTTGGCTGTGCTACGTATGAGCAGGTACCTCGATCTCCAGCAAAACTGTGTCCTCTATGGTGACACTATGTTGCCTCAGGACGCGTTTTACACGACAGATACAGCGGAAATGAAGCTTGTCTCTTGCGTGTTTGAGTTGGCCAGGAGTATTGCCGAATTGAAGCTTACGGAAACAGAGCTGGCTCTTTATAGTGCAGCGGTTCTCCTTAGTCCCG ATCGGCCGGGGCTGAAAGGGCTTGCGGAAATCACGAGACTGTCCCAGGCGGTGATCAGGGCGCTCAGGTCGGAGCTGGATCGTAACCACGTGTCGCCCATAAAGGGCGATGTGACGGTGTGCGACGCGATCCTCGCAAAGATACCACAGCTCCGCGAGATCTCCCTGTTGCACATGGACGCCCTGGCCAAGTTCAAACGGTCCCAGCCGCACCTCGAGTTCCCGGCCCTTCACAAAGAGCTTTTCAGCGTCGATAGCTGA
- the LOC108003569 gene encoding probable nuclear hormone receptor HR3 isoform X3: MAESAASPGTVQVAANSPQQQQQQSQQQQQTQQNQQPPDISSSQLASPPITGTAQIEIIPCKVCGDKSSGVHYGVITCEGCKGFFRRSQSSVVNYQCPRNKNCVVDRVNRNRCQYCRLQKCLRLGMSRDAVKFGRMSKKQREKVEDEVRFHKAQMRAASETAPDSSVFEHQTPSSSDQHHPFNGGYTYGGSEYASPGPGTGGSGYYNHQAMTNYELSADYVDSTTTYDPRPTQTQVADTVAPDTPSAVTAAGVLPSVVTTGKSLSASTTGSSTGGGGGGGGGGGGGGGSSGGGGGGGGGGGGNGGGSGGGGSGGGGSGSGTGGGAAAGGGGGAGSLSGGGIVAVKQETTVELASLGHGSYTMVDSTTFLSGQQQRVSNPSEDDEVPSLPSMSHARYPAQISELLSKTIADAHARTCLLSTEQIQESFRKPHDLSRLIYYKNMAHEQLWLECAQKLTTVIQQIIEFAKMVPGFMKLSQDDQIVLLKAGSFELAVLRMSRYLDLQQNCVLYGDTMLPQDAFYTTDTAEMKLVSCVFELARSIAELKLTETELALYSAAVLLSPDRPGLKGLAEITRLSQAVIRALRSELDRNHVSPIKGDVTVCDAILAKIPQLREISLLHMDALAKFKRSQPHLEFPALHKELFSVDS; the protein is encoded by the exons CCCAGATCGAAATAATCCCGTGCAAGGTGTGTGGCGACAAGAGCAGCGGTGTTCATTATGGCGTGATCACCTGCGAGGGCTGCAAAGGCTTCTTCAGGCGGTCCCAGTCGTCGGTCGTCAACTATCAATGTCCGCGGAACAAGAATTGCGTGGTCGACCGTGTAAACAGAAACCGGTGCCAGTACTGTCGGTTGCAAAAGTGCCTACGCCTCGGCATGTCTAGAGATG CCGTTAAATTCGGGCGCATGTCGAAGAAGCAGCGGGAGAAGGTCGAGGACGAAGTGAGGTTCCACAAGGCACAAATGAGAGCGGCCTCCGAGACTGCGCCCGACAGCAGTGTGTTTGAACATCAGACCCCAAGCAGTTCGGATCAGCATCATCCTTTCAATGGCGG GTATACGTATGGCGGTAGTGAATACGCTTCCCCTGGCCCCGGCACGGGGGGGTCGGGTTATTACAATCATCAAGCGATGACGAACTACGAGCTTAGCGCCGACTACGTCGACAGCACGACGACCTACGATCCACGACCGACGCAGACGCAGGTCGCGGACACTGTCGCCCCTGATACGCCCTCCGCTGTCACAGCGGCTGGGGTACTTCCCAGCGTGGTCACCACCG GGAAGTCGCTGTCTGCCTCGACGACCGGAAGCAGCACGGGGGGTGGTGGtggaggtggtggtggtggaggcggtggtggtggtagtagCGGCGGCGGAGGCggtggtggcggtggtggCGGTGGTAATGGTGGTGGATCCGGTGGTGGTGGCTCGGGTGGTGGAGGGAGCGGTTCTGGCACCGGGGGCGGTGCGGCCGCCGGTGGCGGTGGCGGTGCCGGTTCCCTGAGCGGGGGTGGAATCGTTGCTGTTAAGCAAGAGACCACCGTCGAACTGGCCAGCTTGGGCCACGGCTCGTACACGATGGTCGACTCGACGACCTTTCTGAGCGGTCAGCAACAGAGGGTCAGCAATCCATCCGAGGACGACGAAGTGCCGAGTCTGCCCAGTATGTCCCATGCGAGAT ATCCGGCACAGATCAGCGAGCTGCTCTCAAAAACGATAGCGGATGCACACGCAAGAACGTGTCTGCTGTCGACGGAACAGATTCAGGAATCTTTCCGGAAGCCGCATGATCTCTCCAGATTGATCTACTACAAGAACATGGCGCACGAACAACTCTGGCTCGAGTGTGCCCAAAAACTAACCACCGTTATCCAGCAGATCATCGAGTTTGCCAAGATGGTTCCTGGATTCATGAAGCTCTCGCAGGACGACCAGATTGTTCTATTAAAGGCTG GTTCCTTCGAGTTGGCTGTGCTACGTATGAGCAGGTACCTCGATCTCCAGCAAAACTGTGTCCTCTATGGTGACACTATGTTGCCTCAGGACGCGTTTTACACGACAGATACAGCGGAAATGAAGCTTGTCTCTTGCGTGTTTGAGTTGGCCAGGAGTATTGCCGAATTGAAGCTTACGGAAACAGAGCTGGCTCTTTATAGTGCAGCGGTTCTCCTTAGTCCCG ATCGGCCGGGGCTGAAAGGGCTTGCGGAAATCACGAGACTGTCCCAGGCGGTGATCAGGGCGCTCAGGTCGGAGCTGGATCGTAACCACGTGTCGCCCATAAAGGGCGATGTGACGGTGTGCGACGCGATCCTCGCAAAGATACCACAGCTCCGCGAGATCTCCCTGTTGCACATGGACGCCCTGGCCAAGTTCAAACGGTCCCAGCCGCACCTCGAGTTCCCGGCCCTTCACAAAGAGCTTTTCAGCGTCGATAGCTGA
- the LOC108003569 gene encoding probable nuclear hormone receptor HR3 isoform X5 has translation MFEMWSAVSSKLEHSATSSGSPLPLTSHAPQTPHTSSGSIKAQIEIIPCKVCGDKSSGVHYGVITCEGCKGFFRRSQSSVVNYQCPRNKNCVVDRVNRNRCQYCRLQKCLRLGMSRDAVKFGRMSKKQREKVEDEVRFHKAQMRAASETAPDSSVFEHQTPSSSDQHHPFNGGYTYGGSEYASPGPGTGGSGYYNHQAMTNYELSADYVDSTTTYDPRPTQTQVADTVAPDTPSAVTAAGVLPSVVTTGKSLSASTTGSSTGGGGGGGGGGGGGGGSSGGGGGGGGGGGGNGGGSGGGGSGGGGSGSGTGGGAAAGGGGGAGSLSGGGIVAVKQETTVELASLGHGSYTMVDSTTFLSGQQQRVSNPSEDDEVPSLPSMSHARYPAQISELLSKTIADAHARTCLLSTEQIQESFRKPHDLSRLIYYKNMAHEQLWLECAQKLTTVIQQIIEFAKMVPGFMKLSQDDQIVLLKAGSFELAVLRMSRYLDLQQNCVLYGDTMLPQDAFYTTDTAEMKLVSCVFELARSIAELKLTETELALYSAAVLLSPDRPGLKGLAEITRLSQAVIRALRSELDRNHVSPIKGDVTVCDAILAKIPQLREISLLHMDALAKFKRSQPHLEFPALHKELFSVDS, from the exons CCCAGATCGAAATAATCCCGTGCAAGGTGTGTGGCGACAAGAGCAGCGGTGTTCATTATGGCGTGATCACCTGCGAGGGCTGCAAAGGCTTCTTCAGGCGGTCCCAGTCGTCGGTCGTCAACTATCAATGTCCGCGGAACAAGAATTGCGTGGTCGACCGTGTAAACAGAAACCGGTGCCAGTACTGTCGGTTGCAAAAGTGCCTACGCCTCGGCATGTCTAGAGATG CCGTTAAATTCGGGCGCATGTCGAAGAAGCAGCGGGAGAAGGTCGAGGACGAAGTGAGGTTCCACAAGGCACAAATGAGAGCGGCCTCCGAGACTGCGCCCGACAGCAGTGTGTTTGAACATCAGACCCCAAGCAGTTCGGATCAGCATCATCCTTTCAATGGCGG GTATACGTATGGCGGTAGTGAATACGCTTCCCCTGGCCCCGGCACGGGGGGGTCGGGTTATTACAATCATCAAGCGATGACGAACTACGAGCTTAGCGCCGACTACGTCGACAGCACGACGACCTACGATCCACGACCGACGCAGACGCAGGTCGCGGACACTGTCGCCCCTGATACGCCCTCCGCTGTCACAGCGGCTGGGGTACTTCCCAGCGTGGTCACCACCG GGAAGTCGCTGTCTGCCTCGACGACCGGAAGCAGCACGGGGGGTGGTGGtggaggtggtggtggtggaggcggtggtggtggtagtagCGGCGGCGGAGGCggtggtggcggtggtggCGGTGGTAATGGTGGTGGATCCGGTGGTGGTGGCTCGGGTGGTGGAGGGAGCGGTTCTGGCACCGGGGGCGGTGCGGCCGCCGGTGGCGGTGGCGGTGCCGGTTCCCTGAGCGGGGGTGGAATCGTTGCTGTTAAGCAAGAGACCACCGTCGAACTGGCCAGCTTGGGCCACGGCTCGTACACGATGGTCGACTCGACGACCTTTCTGAGCGGTCAGCAACAGAGGGTCAGCAATCCATCCGAGGACGACGAAGTGCCGAGTCTGCCCAGTATGTCCCATGCGAGAT ATCCGGCACAGATCAGCGAGCTGCTCTCAAAAACGATAGCGGATGCACACGCAAGAACGTGTCTGCTGTCGACGGAACAGATTCAGGAATCTTTCCGGAAGCCGCATGATCTCTCCAGATTGATCTACTACAAGAACATGGCGCACGAACAACTCTGGCTCGAGTGTGCCCAAAAACTAACCACCGTTATCCAGCAGATCATCGAGTTTGCCAAGATGGTTCCTGGATTCATGAAGCTCTCGCAGGACGACCAGATTGTTCTATTAAAGGCTG GTTCCTTCGAGTTGGCTGTGCTACGTATGAGCAGGTACCTCGATCTCCAGCAAAACTGTGTCCTCTATGGTGACACTATGTTGCCTCAGGACGCGTTTTACACGACAGATACAGCGGAAATGAAGCTTGTCTCTTGCGTGTTTGAGTTGGCCAGGAGTATTGCCGAATTGAAGCTTACGGAAACAGAGCTGGCTCTTTATAGTGCAGCGGTTCTCCTTAGTCCCG ATCGGCCGGGGCTGAAAGGGCTTGCGGAAATCACGAGACTGTCCCAGGCGGTGATCAGGGCGCTCAGGTCGGAGCTGGATCGTAACCACGTGTCGCCCATAAAGGGCGATGTGACGGTGTGCGACGCGATCCTCGCAAAGATACCACAGCTCCGCGAGATCTCCCTGTTGCACATGGACGCCCTGGCCAAGTTCAAACGGTCCCAGCCGCACCTCGAGTTCCCGGCCCTTCACAAAGAGCTTTTCAGCGTCGATAGCTGA
- the LOC108003569 gene encoding probable nuclear hormone receptor HR3 isoform X6, translating into MPSTIRAQIEIIPCKVCGDKSSGVHYGVITCEGCKGFFRRSQSSVVNYQCPRNKNCVVDRVNRNRCQYCRLQKCLRLGMSRDAVKFGRMSKKQREKVEDEVRFHKAQMRAASETAPDSSVFEHQTPSSSDQHHPFNGGYTYGGSEYASPGPGTGGSGYYNHQAMTNYELSADYVDSTTTYDPRPTQTQVADTVAPDTPSAVTAAGVLPSVVTTGKSLSASTTGSSTGGGGGGGGGGGGGGGSSGGGGGGGGGGGGNGGGSGGGGSGGGGSGSGTGGGAAAGGGGGAGSLSGGGIVAVKQETTVELASLGHGSYTMVDSTTFLSGQQQRVSNPSEDDEVPSLPSMSHARYPAQISELLSKTIADAHARTCLLSTEQIQESFRKPHDLSRLIYYKNMAHEQLWLECAQKLTTVIQQIIEFAKMVPGFMKLSQDDQIVLLKAGSFELAVLRMSRYLDLQQNCVLYGDTMLPQDAFYTTDTAEMKLVSCVFELARSIAELKLTETELALYSAAVLLSPDRPGLKGLAEITRLSQAVIRALRSELDRNHVSPIKGDVTVCDAILAKIPQLREISLLHMDALAKFKRSQPHLEFPALHKELFSVDS; encoded by the exons CCCAGATCGAAATAATCCCGTGCAAGGTGTGTGGCGACAAGAGCAGCGGTGTTCATTATGGCGTGATCACCTGCGAGGGCTGCAAAGGCTTCTTCAGGCGGTCCCAGTCGTCGGTCGTCAACTATCAATGTCCGCGGAACAAGAATTGCGTGGTCGACCGTGTAAACAGAAACCGGTGCCAGTACTGTCGGTTGCAAAAGTGCCTACGCCTCGGCATGTCTAGAGATG CCGTTAAATTCGGGCGCATGTCGAAGAAGCAGCGGGAGAAGGTCGAGGACGAAGTGAGGTTCCACAAGGCACAAATGAGAGCGGCCTCCGAGACTGCGCCCGACAGCAGTGTGTTTGAACATCAGACCCCAAGCAGTTCGGATCAGCATCATCCTTTCAATGGCGG GTATACGTATGGCGGTAGTGAATACGCTTCCCCTGGCCCCGGCACGGGGGGGTCGGGTTATTACAATCATCAAGCGATGACGAACTACGAGCTTAGCGCCGACTACGTCGACAGCACGACGACCTACGATCCACGACCGACGCAGACGCAGGTCGCGGACACTGTCGCCCCTGATACGCCCTCCGCTGTCACAGCGGCTGGGGTACTTCCCAGCGTGGTCACCACCG GGAAGTCGCTGTCTGCCTCGACGACCGGAAGCAGCACGGGGGGTGGTGGtggaggtggtggtggtggaggcggtggtggtggtagtagCGGCGGCGGAGGCggtggtggcggtggtggCGGTGGTAATGGTGGTGGATCCGGTGGTGGTGGCTCGGGTGGTGGAGGGAGCGGTTCTGGCACCGGGGGCGGTGCGGCCGCCGGTGGCGGTGGCGGTGCCGGTTCCCTGAGCGGGGGTGGAATCGTTGCTGTTAAGCAAGAGACCACCGTCGAACTGGCCAGCTTGGGCCACGGCTCGTACACGATGGTCGACTCGACGACCTTTCTGAGCGGTCAGCAACAGAGGGTCAGCAATCCATCCGAGGACGACGAAGTGCCGAGTCTGCCCAGTATGTCCCATGCGAGAT ATCCGGCACAGATCAGCGAGCTGCTCTCAAAAACGATAGCGGATGCACACGCAAGAACGTGTCTGCTGTCGACGGAACAGATTCAGGAATCTTTCCGGAAGCCGCATGATCTCTCCAGATTGATCTACTACAAGAACATGGCGCACGAACAACTCTGGCTCGAGTGTGCCCAAAAACTAACCACCGTTATCCAGCAGATCATCGAGTTTGCCAAGATGGTTCCTGGATTCATGAAGCTCTCGCAGGACGACCAGATTGTTCTATTAAAGGCTG GTTCCTTCGAGTTGGCTGTGCTACGTATGAGCAGGTACCTCGATCTCCAGCAAAACTGTGTCCTCTATGGTGACACTATGTTGCCTCAGGACGCGTTTTACACGACAGATACAGCGGAAATGAAGCTTGTCTCTTGCGTGTTTGAGTTGGCCAGGAGTATTGCCGAATTGAAGCTTACGGAAACAGAGCTGGCTCTTTATAGTGCAGCGGTTCTCCTTAGTCCCG ATCGGCCGGGGCTGAAAGGGCTTGCGGAAATCACGAGACTGTCCCAGGCGGTGATCAGGGCGCTCAGGTCGGAGCTGGATCGTAACCACGTGTCGCCCATAAAGGGCGATGTGACGGTGTGCGACGCGATCCTCGCAAAGATACCACAGCTCCGCGAGATCTCCCTGTTGCACATGGACGCCCTGGCCAAGTTCAAACGGTCCCAGCCGCACCTCGAGTTCCCGGCCCTTCACAAAGAGCTTTTCAGCGTCGATAGCTGA
- the LOC108003569 gene encoding probable nuclear hormone receptor HR3 isoform X2 has protein sequence MAESAASPGTVQVAANSPQQQQQQSQQQQQTQQNQQPPDISSSQLASPPITGTGTNRKRSRSSAQIEIIPCKVCGDKSSGVHYGVITCEGCKGFFRRSQSSVVNYQCPRNKNCVVDRVNRNRCQYCRLQKCLRLGMSRDAVKFGRMSKKQREKVEDEVRFHKAQMRAASETAPDSSVFEHQTPSSSDQHHPFNGGYTYGGSEYASPGPGTGGSGYYNHQAMTNYELSADYVDSTTTYDPRPTQTQVADTVAPDTPSAVTAAGVLPSVVTTGKSLSASTTGSSTGGGGGGGGGGGGGGGSSGGGGGGGGGGGGNGGGSGGGGSGGGGSGSGTGGGAAAGGGGGAGSLSGGGIVAVKQETTVELASLGHGSYTMVDSTTFLSGQQQRVSNPSEDDEVPSLPNPAQISELLSKTIADAHARTCLLSTEQIQESFRKPHDLSRLIYYKNMAHEQLWLECAQKLTTVIQQIIEFAKMVPGFMKLSQDDQIVLLKAGSFELAVLRMSRYLDLQQNCVLYGDTMLPQDAFYTTDTAEMKLVSCVFELARSIAELKLTETELALYSAAVLLSPDRPGLKGLAEITRLSQAVIRALRSELDRNHVSPIKGDVTVCDAILAKIPQLREISLLHMDALAKFKRSQPHLEFPALHKELFSVDS, from the exons CCCAGATCGAAATAATCCCGTGCAAGGTGTGTGGCGACAAGAGCAGCGGTGTTCATTATGGCGTGATCACCTGCGAGGGCTGCAAAGGCTTCTTCAGGCGGTCCCAGTCGTCGGTCGTCAACTATCAATGTCCGCGGAACAAGAATTGCGTGGTCGACCGTGTAAACAGAAACCGGTGCCAGTACTGTCGGTTGCAAAAGTGCCTACGCCTCGGCATGTCTAGAGATG CCGTTAAATTCGGGCGCATGTCGAAGAAGCAGCGGGAGAAGGTCGAGGACGAAGTGAGGTTCCACAAGGCACAAATGAGAGCGGCCTCCGAGACTGCGCCCGACAGCAGTGTGTTTGAACATCAGACCCCAAGCAGTTCGGATCAGCATCATCCTTTCAATGGCGG GTATACGTATGGCGGTAGTGAATACGCTTCCCCTGGCCCCGGCACGGGGGGGTCGGGTTATTACAATCATCAAGCGATGACGAACTACGAGCTTAGCGCCGACTACGTCGACAGCACGACGACCTACGATCCACGACCGACGCAGACGCAGGTCGCGGACACTGTCGCCCCTGATACGCCCTCCGCTGTCACAGCGGCTGGGGTACTTCCCAGCGTGGTCACCACCG GGAAGTCGCTGTCTGCCTCGACGACCGGAAGCAGCACGGGGGGTGGTGGtggaggtggtggtggtggaggcggtggtggtggtagtagCGGCGGCGGAGGCggtggtggcggtggtggCGGTGGTAATGGTGGTGGATCCGGTGGTGGTGGCTCGGGTGGTGGAGGGAGCGGTTCTGGCACCGGGGGCGGTGCGGCCGCCGGTGGCGGTGGCGGTGCCGGTTCCCTGAGCGGGGGTGGAATCGTTGCTGTTAAGCAAGAGACCACCGTCGAACTGGCCAGCTTGGGCCACGGCTCGTACACGATGGTCGACTCGACGACCTTTCTGAGCGGTCAGCAACAGAGGGTCAGCAATCCATCCGAGGACGACGAAGTGCCGAGTCTGCCCA ATCCGGCACAGATCAGCGAGCTGCTCTCAAAAACGATAGCGGATGCACACGCAAGAACGTGTCTGCTGTCGACGGAACAGATTCAGGAATCTTTCCGGAAGCCGCATGATCTCTCCAGATTGATCTACTACAAGAACATGGCGCACGAACAACTCTGGCTCGAGTGTGCCCAAAAACTAACCACCGTTATCCAGCAGATCATCGAGTTTGCCAAGATGGTTCCTGGATTCATGAAGCTCTCGCAGGACGACCAGATTGTTCTATTAAAGGCTG GTTCCTTCGAGTTGGCTGTGCTACGTATGAGCAGGTACCTCGATCTCCAGCAAAACTGTGTCCTCTATGGTGACACTATGTTGCCTCAGGACGCGTTTTACACGACAGATACAGCGGAAATGAAGCTTGTCTCTTGCGTGTTTGAGTTGGCCAGGAGTATTGCCGAATTGAAGCTTACGGAAACAGAGCTGGCTCTTTATAGTGCAGCGGTTCTCCTTAGTCCCG ATCGGCCGGGGCTGAAAGGGCTTGCGGAAATCACGAGACTGTCCCAGGCGGTGATCAGGGCGCTCAGGTCGGAGCTGGATCGTAACCACGTGTCGCCCATAAAGGGCGATGTGACGGTGTGCGACGCGATCCTCGCAAAGATACCACAGCTCCGCGAGATCTCCCTGTTGCACATGGACGCCCTGGCCAAGTTCAAACGGTCCCAGCCGCACCTCGAGTTCCCGGCCCTTCACAAAGAGCTTTTCAGCGTCGATAGCTGA